From the Serratia nematodiphila DZ0503SBS1 genome, one window contains:
- the nagK gene encoding N-acetylglucosamine kinase, with protein MYYGFDMGGTKIELGVFDDNLQRIWQKRVPTPREDYRQLLATLCDLTLEADAFCGRRGSVGIGIPGLPNDDDGTLFTANVPAAMGRPLPRDLAALIGREVRVDNDANCFALSEAWDDEFRRYPTVLGIILGTGVGGGLIVDGKTVPGRNYIAGEFGHLRLPVDALEVLGRDVPRVACGCGHQGCIENYISGRGFEWMYAHFYGRRLPAIEIIAHYQAGEPQAVAHVDRFMDVLAICLGNLLTVLDPHLVVIGGGLSNFDAIYQALPQRLPAHLLRVARLPRIEKARYGDAGGVRGAAFLNLARPT; from the coding sequence ATGTACTACGGTTTCGATATGGGCGGCACCAAGATTGAGCTGGGGGTGTTCGACGACAACCTGCAGCGCATTTGGCAAAAGCGAGTGCCGACGCCACGTGAAGACTACCGGCAACTGCTGGCCACGCTGTGCGATCTGACCCTTGAGGCGGATGCGTTTTGCGGCCGGCGCGGCAGCGTCGGCATCGGCATACCGGGCCTGCCCAACGACGATGACGGCACGCTGTTTACCGCCAACGTGCCGGCGGCGATGGGGCGTCCGCTGCCGCGCGATCTGGCGGCGCTGATCGGGCGCGAGGTGCGCGTCGATAACGACGCCAACTGCTTTGCGCTGTCGGAAGCCTGGGACGACGAGTTCCGCCGCTACCCGACGGTGCTGGGCATCATCCTCGGCACCGGCGTGGGCGGCGGCCTGATCGTCGATGGCAAGACGGTGCCTGGGCGCAACTATATCGCCGGCGAGTTCGGCCATTTGCGCCTGCCGGTGGACGCGCTCGAGGTGCTGGGGCGTGATGTGCCTCGCGTTGCCTGCGGGTGCGGCCATCAGGGTTGCATTGAAAATTACATATCGGGCCGCGGTTTCGAATGGATGTACGCCCATTTCTATGGCCGGCGCTTGCCTGCCATCGAGATCATTGCCCATTATCAGGCAGGTGAGCCGCAGGCGGTGGCTCACGTCGACCGCTTTATGGACGTGCTGGCGATCTGCCTGGGTAACCTGCTGACGGTGCTGGATCCGCATCTGGTGGTGATCGGCGGCGGGCTGTCGAATTTCGACGCCATTTACCAGGCGTTGCCGCAGCGGCTGCCGGCGCACCTGCTGCGGGTGGCCCGGCTGCCGCGCATCGAGAAGGCGCGCTATGGCGACGCCGGCGGCGTGCGCGGCGCGGCGTTCCTCAATTTGGCGCGCCCAACGTAA
- a CDS encoding MurR/RpiR family transcriptional regulator produces the protein MNFKQVFSQAELSKTDLTILHCILDNPDACIDDGIRAVSARCYSSPSTLVRLAKKLGFRGYLELVYFIKFNLTMAPAYQAERATSAAPPAQQAQFLDLLDNGKILIHGSGFSQLVAQYMYNKFMTLGVDSYLSLWPDFDILDRETRFRFDMVIVISKSGNSGSALSWSEAVKRNRILLAAFCGDGGSPLAQQADMTFLFEDRQKYDHDIYYPNPFFGHCLLGFENVITAWFERRGR, from the coding sequence ATGAATTTCAAACAGGTCTTCAGCCAGGCTGAGCTCAGCAAGACGGATCTGACGATTTTGCACTGCATTCTCGACAACCCGGACGCCTGCATCGACGACGGCATCCGTGCGGTGTCCGCACGCTGCTACAGTTCCCCCTCGACGCTGGTGCGGCTGGCTAAAAAGCTGGGCTTTCGCGGCTATCTCGAACTGGTCTATTTCATCAAATTCAACCTGACGATGGCGCCGGCTTACCAGGCGGAACGCGCTACGTCGGCGGCACCGCCGGCCCAGCAGGCGCAGTTTCTCGATCTGCTCGACAACGGCAAGATCCTGATCCACGGCAGCGGTTTTTCGCAGCTGGTGGCTCAATATATGTACAACAAGTTTATGACGCTGGGTGTAGACAGTTATCTGTCGCTGTGGCCGGATTTCGACATTCTTGACCGTGAGACGCGCTTTCGCTTCGACATGGTGATCGTGATTTCAAAGTCGGGCAACAGCGGCTCGGCGCTGAGCTGGAGCGAGGCGGTGAAGCGTAACCGCATTCTGCTGGCGGCCTTCTGCGGCGACGGCGGCAGCCCGCTGGCGCAGCAGGCCGACATGACCTTTCTGTTTGAGGACCGGCAAAAATACGATCACGATATCTACTATCCCAACCCGTTTTTCGGCCACTGTCTGTTGGGATTCGAGAATGTGATCACCGCCTGGTTTGAACGTCGCGGCCGCTGA
- a CDS encoding glycoside hydrolase: MKLTVLGGGGVRSPFLAKSIAYNAHRIGITEVVFMDTDERHLAIYGALAQGVFQRIRGDIAFSLSSDPRQALQGADYIITTLRIGGEEGRIHDERIALNHQLLGQETTGAGGFAMAMRSIPAILDYCRLIEQLSSPDAVLFNFTNPSGMVTEAIIKSGFQRRVYGICDAPSEFIRELAELLGCREDQLSVDCFGLNHLSWFRNARVNGEPVTERLLADPRLYRDTCMKYFSPELVALSDNLMLNEYLYYYYYREQAIAAIVAGGETRGEQIAAINRQMLSELGELDIPHQLEHAFSVYFSHYLQRENSYMQRESNQGKVKTREMLTLQQFIEQPDSGGYAGVAIDILEAVNSGRQKRVVVSMQNRDTLDFLHPDDVIEISCELSSAGIQPVKMRDIPDTQKNLISQVKEYERLAVAAILTGNRQLAIKALMVHPLVNSYSLAKTLVEEYLQAHRAYAGHWR; the protein is encoded by the coding sequence ATGAAATTAACCGTTCTCGGCGGCGGCGGCGTGCGTTCCCCGTTCCTCGCCAAATCCATCGCCTATAACGCCCATCGCATCGGCATTACCGAAGTGGTGTTTATGGATACCGATGAGCGCCATCTGGCGATCTACGGCGCCCTCGCGCAGGGCGTATTCCAGCGCATTCGCGGCGACATTGCTTTCAGCCTCAGCAGCGATCCGCGCCAGGCGCTGCAAGGCGCCGACTACATCATCACCACCCTGCGCATCGGCGGCGAGGAAGGCCGCATCCATGACGAGCGCATCGCACTCAATCACCAGTTGCTCGGGCAAGAAACCACCGGCGCCGGCGGCTTCGCCATGGCGATGCGTTCGATTCCGGCGATCCTCGACTATTGCCGCCTGATCGAGCAGCTTTCCTCGCCGGACGCGGTCTTGTTCAACTTTACCAATCCTTCCGGCATGGTGACCGAGGCGATCATCAAATCCGGCTTCCAACGCCGGGTCTACGGCATCTGCGACGCCCCCAGCGAGTTTATCCGCGAACTGGCAGAGCTGCTGGGCTGCCGCGAAGACCAACTGAGCGTCGACTGCTTCGGCCTCAACCATCTTTCCTGGTTCCGCAATGCGCGCGTCAACGGCGAACCGGTCACGGAACGGTTGCTGGCGGATCCGCGCCTGTATCGTGATACCTGCATGAAATACTTCTCGCCGGAGTTGGTGGCGCTGTCGGACAATTTGATGCTCAACGAGTATCTCTATTATTACTACTATCGTGAGCAGGCGATCGCCGCCATCGTCGCGGGCGGCGAGACCCGCGGCGAACAAATCGCGGCGATCAACCGCCAAATGCTGTCAGAGTTAGGCGAGCTGGACATCCCCCACCAGTTGGAACACGCCTTCTCTGTCTATTTCAGCCATTATCTGCAGCGCGAAAACTCCTACATGCAGCGCGAGTCCAACCAGGGCAAGGTGAAAACGCGCGAGATGCTGACGCTGCAACAGTTTATCGAGCAGCCGGACAGCGGCGGCTATGCCGGGGTGGCGATCGACATTCTGGAGGCGGTCAACAGCGGCCGGCAAAAACGCGTGGTGGTGTCGATGCAAAACCGCGACACGCTCGATTTTCTGCACCCGGATGACGTGATCGAAATCAGCTGCGAATTGAGCAGCGCCGGCATTCAGCCGGTCAAAATGCGCGATATTCCCGACACCCAGAAAAACCTGATTTCGCAGGTGAAAGAGTACGAACGGCTGGCGGTGGCGGCGATCCTGACCGGCAACCGCCAACTGGCCATCAAGGCGCTGATGGTGCACCCGCTGGTCAACTCCTACTCGCTGGCAAAAACGCTGGTAGAGGAGTACCTGCAGGCCCACCGCGCGTATGCCGGGCACTGGCGCTAA
- the cobB gene encoding Sir2 family NAD+-dependent deacetylase: MYTRHRLCQFRKSKHVLHQRFRSRIFHRDTMAAAELKKPFVVVLTGAGISAESGIRTFRAADGLWEEHRVEDVATPEGFQRDPALVQAFYNERRRQLQTEEIAPNAAHRALADLEEWLGDNFLLVTQNIDNLHERAGSKRVLHMHGELLKVRCTQSGQVFEWPGDLSVDDRCHCCQFPAPLRPHVVWFGEMPLGMDDIYQALSKADFFVAIGTSGHVYPAAGFVHEARLGGAYAMELNLEPSQVESQFDEKHYGLASEVVPRFVHKFLVGKVARADRP; this comes from the coding sequence ATGTACACTCGCCATCGGCTGTGTCAGTTTCGCAAGAGTAAGCATGTGCTGCATCAGCGCTTTCGTTCACGCATTTTTCATCGTGACACCATGGCGGCGGCCGAGCTGAAAAAGCCGTTTGTGGTGGTGTTGACCGGGGCCGGCATTTCGGCCGAGTCGGGCATTCGCACCTTCCGCGCCGCGGATGGGCTGTGGGAAGAGCACCGGGTGGAGGACGTCGCCACGCCGGAAGGTTTTCAGCGCGATCCGGCGCTGGTGCAGGCGTTTTACAATGAACGCCGCCGCCAGCTGCAGACGGAGGAGATCGCCCCGAACGCCGCACACCGCGCGTTGGCGGATTTGGAAGAGTGGTTGGGAGACAACTTCCTGCTGGTCACGCAAAACATTGATAACCTGCATGAGCGCGCCGGCAGCAAGCGGGTGCTGCACATGCACGGCGAACTGCTGAAGGTGCGTTGCACCCAGTCGGGGCAGGTGTTCGAATGGCCCGGCGATCTCAGCGTTGACGATCGTTGCCATTGCTGCCAGTTCCCGGCGCCGCTACGGCCGCACGTGGTGTGGTTCGGTGAGATGCCGCTGGGCATGGATGACATCTACCAGGCGCTGAGCAAGGCCGATTTCTTCGTCGCCATCGGCACCTCCGGCCATGTCTACCCGGCGGCCGGCTTCGTGCATGAGGCGCGGCTGGGCGGCGCTTACGCCATGGAGCTGAACCTGGAACCGAGCCAGGTAGAAAGCCAGTTCGATGAGAAACACTACGGTCTGGCCAGCGAAGTGGTGCCGCGTTTTGTGCACAAGTTCCTGGTGGGCAAGGTGGCGCGGGCCGACCGGCCCTGA
- the potD gene encoding spermidine/putrescine ABC transporter substrate-binding protein PotD → MKKWSHLLAAGMMALSFCSANASDGKTLYFYNWTEYVPPGLLEQFTKETGIKVIYSTYESNESMYAKLKTYKDGAYDLVVPSTYFIAKMSKEGMLQKIDKSKLSHFKDLDPTLLNKPFDPNNDYSIPYIWGATAIGVNSDAQDPSTVTAWADLWQPQYKGRLLLTDDAREVFQMALLKLGYSGNTTDPKEIEAAYHELQKLMPNVLAFNSDNPGNPFMEGEVNVGMVWNGSAFVARQAGTPLEIVWPKEGGIFWMDSLAIPANARNVEGALKLIDFLLRPEIAVQVAETIGYPTPNLAAKKLLSPEIANDKSLYPDKAVIEHGEWQNDVGDASTLYESYFQKLKAGR, encoded by the coding sequence ATGAAAAAGTGGTCACATCTGCTCGCAGCCGGGATGATGGCGCTGAGTTTCTGCTCTGCAAACGCCTCTGACGGCAAAACGCTGTATTTCTATAACTGGACTGAATACGTCCCGCCGGGGCTGCTGGAGCAGTTCACCAAAGAAACCGGCATCAAGGTGATCTATTCCACCTATGAATCCAACGAAAGCATGTACGCCAAGCTGAAGACCTACAAGGACGGCGCGTACGATCTGGTGGTGCCCTCCACCTACTTCATCGCCAAGATGAGCAAGGAAGGCATGCTGCAAAAAATCGACAAGAGCAAGCTCAGCCACTTCAAGGATCTCGATCCCACCCTGCTGAACAAGCCGTTCGATCCCAACAACGACTACTCCATCCCTTACATCTGGGGCGCTACCGCCATCGGCGTCAACAGCGACGCGCAGGATCCGTCCACCGTCACCGCCTGGGCCGATCTGTGGCAACCGCAGTACAAAGGCCGCCTGCTGCTGACCGACGACGCGCGCGAAGTGTTCCAGATGGCGCTGCTCAAGCTGGGCTATTCCGGCAACACCACTGACCCGAAAGAGATCGAAGCCGCCTACCACGAGCTGCAGAAATTGATGCCAAACGTGCTGGCCTTCAACTCCGACAACCCGGGCAACCCGTTTATGGAAGGGGAAGTCAACGTCGGCATGGTGTGGAACGGCTCGGCCTTTGTGGCGCGCCAGGCCGGCACGCCGCTGGAGATCGTCTGGCCGAAGGAAGGCGGGATCTTCTGGATGGACAGCCTGGCCATTCCGGCCAACGCGCGCAACGTCGAAGGGGCGCTGAAGCTGATCGACTTCCTGCTGCGGCCGGAAATCGCGGTGCAGGTGGCGGAGACCATCGGTTACCCGACGCCGAACCTGGCGGCGAAGAAGCTGCTGTCGCCGGAGATCGCCAACGACAAGTCACTCTACCCGGATAAGGCGGTGATTGAGCACGGCGAGTGGCAAAACGACGTCGGCGACGCCAGCACGCTGTACGAAAGCTACTTCCAAAAGCTGAAAGCCGGGCGCTAA
- the lolE gene encoding lipoprotein-releasing ABC transporter permease subunit LolE: MAGASLSFLTALRFSRGRKRGGMVSLISVISTIGIALGVAVLIVGLSAMNGFERELKNRILAVVPHGELEPVNQPFSGWPSILQRVEKVPGILAAAPYINFTGLMENGAQLRAVEVKGVDPQQESRLSALPQYVQGDAWANFKPGEQQVILGKGVADALGVKQGAYVTVMIPNSDPEMKLLQPKRIRLHVTGILQLSGQLDHSLALVPLADAQQYLDMGDSVTGIALKMNDVFAANKLVRDAGEVTNSYIYIKSWIGKYGYMYRDIQMIRAIMYLAMVLVIGVACFNIVSTLVMAVKDKSADIAVLRTLGAKDGFIRAIFIWYGLLAGLLGSLSGVVIGVIASLQLTNIIRGIEKLVGHSFLSGDIYFIDFLPSELHWLDVLIVLATAIVLSLLASWYPARRASRIDPARVLSGQ, translated from the coding sequence ATGGCGGGAGCCTCACTGTCCTTCCTGACGGCCCTGCGTTTCAGCCGCGGCCGTAAACGCGGCGGCATGGTGTCGCTGATCTCGGTCATCTCCACCATCGGCATCGCGCTGGGGGTGGCGGTGCTGATCGTCGGGCTGAGCGCGATGAACGGTTTTGAGCGCGAGCTGAAGAACCGCATTCTGGCGGTGGTGCCGCACGGCGAGCTTGAGCCGGTCAATCAGCCGTTCAGCGGCTGGCCGTCGATTCTGCAGCGGGTGGAAAAGGTGCCGGGCATTTTGGCCGCCGCGCCGTACATCAATTTCACCGGCCTGATGGAAAACGGCGCGCAGCTGCGCGCGGTGGAAGTCAAAGGCGTGGATCCGCAGCAGGAGAGCCGGCTGAGCGCGCTGCCGCAGTATGTGCAGGGCGACGCCTGGGCCAACTTCAAGCCCGGCGAGCAGCAGGTGATCCTCGGCAAGGGCGTGGCCGACGCACTGGGCGTTAAACAGGGCGCCTATGTGACGGTGATGATCCCCAACAGCGACCCGGAAATGAAGCTGCTGCAGCCGAAGCGCATTCGCCTGCATGTGACCGGCATTTTGCAGCTCAGCGGCCAGCTCGATCACAGCCTGGCGCTGGTGCCGCTGGCCGACGCGCAGCAGTATCTCGACATGGGTGACAGCGTCACGGGTATCGCGCTCAAGATGAACGACGTGTTCGCCGCCAATAAACTGGTGCGCGACGCCGGCGAAGTGACCAATTCTTATATCTACATCAAAAGCTGGATCGGCAAGTACGGCTACATGTACCGCGACATCCAGATGATCCGCGCCATCATGTATCTGGCGATGGTGCTGGTGATCGGCGTGGCCTGCTTCAACATCGTTTCCACGCTGGTGATGGCGGTGAAAGACAAAAGCGCCGACATCGCGGTGCTGCGCACCCTGGGCGCTAAAGACGGCTTTATCCGCGCCATCTTCATCTGGTACGGGCTGTTGGCCGGGCTGCTGGGCAGCCTGAGCGGCGTGGTGATCGGCGTGATCGCCTCGCTGCAGCTGACTAACATTATCCGCGGCATCGAGAAACTGGTCGGTCATTCCTTCCTGTCGGGCGATATCTACTTCATCGACTTCCTGCCTTCCGAGCTGCACTGGCTGGACGTGCTGATCGTGCTGGCGACCGCCATTGTGCTGAGCCTGTTGGCCAGTTGGTATCCGGCGAGGCGCGCAAGCCGCATCGATCCGGCGCGGGTGCTGAGCGGACAATAA
- a CDS encoding PTS transporter subunit EIIC, with protein sequence MKGIIDNILSKLQLFSKAMMGPIFFLPVIGLILALSSILTNATLINEHSAVFSIGKMIGDTFWPLFGNLGLIFCIGITYGLAKDKKSEAALVAVMCFIMFLGANSSYLQFSGHVAAKINGEYYGTGQTELLGFTVVDMGIFLGLILGVTIAWVHNRLCNVELNGVFSVYGGAKLVLIAMTPIIMLYAVAFSYLWPAISQGLIALTGFMKSAGSLGVFVYGFFEKFLIPTGLHHFIWSPFQLTSIGGSIVQDGQTVSGSQAIFLAYMRDPSISPLMNEALRFSQQGMVTIFGLSGAALAFYHTAKPEKKMLAKAILIPAITTSILVGITEPIEFTFLFISPLLWVIHAVLTALSQVACNLLQVRPWGASGLVEFLAYNLPLPVSLTRWPLYVVIGLVQFAVYYLVFKTLVLKLNLKTPGREDDQDVRLYSKQDYRNRKNTPDEPSGIIIRALGGKENIISVDNCFTRLRVELKDMTRVDEAALKSTGAKGVVKNRREVQVIYGVTVGKVKNQVEKYLAAL encoded by the coding sequence ATGAAAGGTATTATCGATAATATCTTAAGCAAGCTGCAGCTTTTCTCCAAAGCCATGATGGGGCCGATATTTTTCCTGCCGGTAATCGGTCTGATCCTGGCGCTCAGTTCTATTCTCACCAATGCCACATTAATCAATGAACATTCCGCCGTCTTCTCTATCGGTAAAATGATCGGCGATACCTTCTGGCCATTATTCGGCAACCTCGGGCTGATTTTCTGCATCGGCATTACCTACGGCCTGGCCAAAGACAAGAAAAGCGAAGCGGCGCTGGTCGCCGTGATGTGCTTTATCATGTTCCTCGGCGCCAATTCTTCTTATCTGCAATTCAGCGGCCACGTCGCGGCCAAGATCAACGGCGAATATTACGGCACCGGGCAGACGGAGTTGCTGGGTTTTACCGTGGTGGATATGGGCATTTTCCTCGGTCTTATCCTCGGCGTCACCATCGCCTGGGTGCATAACCGCCTGTGCAACGTCGAACTCAACGGCGTGTTCTCGGTCTACGGCGGCGCCAAGCTGGTGCTGATTGCCATGACGCCGATCATCATGCTGTACGCCGTCGCCTTCAGCTACCTGTGGCCGGCGATCTCACAGGGCCTGATCGCGCTGACCGGCTTTATGAAAAGCGCCGGCTCGCTCGGGGTATTCGTCTACGGCTTCTTTGAGAAATTCCTGATCCCCACCGGGCTGCACCACTTTATCTGGTCGCCGTTCCAGCTCACCAGCATCGGCGGTTCGATCGTGCAGGACGGCCAGACCGTCTCCGGCTCGCAGGCGATTTTCCTGGCCTATATGCGCGACCCGAGCATCTCGCCGCTGATGAACGAAGCGCTGCGCTTCTCACAGCAAGGGATGGTGACCATCTTCGGCCTGTCGGGCGCGGCATTGGCTTTCTATCACACCGCCAAGCCGGAAAAGAAAATGCTGGCCAAGGCGATTCTGATCCCGGCCATCACCACCTCGATCCTGGTCGGCATCACCGAGCCGATTGAGTTCACTTTCCTGTTCATCTCTCCGCTGCTGTGGGTGATCCATGCCGTGTTGACCGCGCTGTCGCAGGTGGCCTGCAACCTGTTGCAGGTGCGCCCCTGGGGCGCCAGCGGGCTGGTCGAGTTCCTGGCCTATAACCTGCCGCTGCCGGTTTCCCTCACCCGCTGGCCGCTGTACGTGGTCATCGGCCTGGTGCAGTTTGCGGTGTATTACCTGGTGTTCAAAACGCTGGTGCTGAAGCTCAATCTGAAGACGCCGGGTCGTGAAGATGATCAGGACGTCAGACTCTATTCCAAACAGGATTACCGGAACCGCAAAAATACCCCGGACGAGCCGAGCGGCATCATTATTCGCGCGCTGGGCGGCAAGGAAAACATTATTTCCGTCGATAACTGCTTTACCCGGCTGCGGGTGGAATTAAAGGATATGACGCGGGTGGATGAGGCCGCGTTAAAAAGCACCGGCGCCAAAGGCGTAGTGAAGAATCGCCGTGAAGTGCAGGTGATTTACGGCGTCACGGTCGGCAAGGTCAAAAATCAGGTAGAAAAATATTTAGCGGCACTCTAA
- the lolD gene encoding lipoprotein-releasing ABC transporter ATP-binding protein LolD, with the protein MSNHLLLQCDNLCKTYQEGNLHTDVLRNVSFAMQQGEMMAIVGSSGSGKSTLLHLLGGLDSPTSGEVIFKGESLNAMSSAAKAELRNRQLGFIYQFHHLLPDFTALENAAMPLLIGGAKPAQAQEKAREMLAAVGLEKRSKHRPSELSGGERQRVAIARALVNNPALVLADEPTGNLDKRTADSIFDLLGELNVRQGTAFLVVTHDLQLAKRLSRQLEMADGHLQAQLTLMGAE; encoded by the coding sequence ATGAGTAACCATCTTTTGCTGCAGTGTGACAACCTGTGCAAGACCTATCAGGAAGGCAATCTGCACACCGACGTGCTGCGCAATGTCAGCTTTGCCATGCAGCAGGGCGAGATGATGGCGATCGTCGGCAGCTCGGGTTCCGGCAAGAGCACCCTGTTGCACCTGCTGGGCGGGCTGGACTCGCCGACCTCCGGCGAGGTGATCTTCAAGGGCGAATCGCTGAACGCCATGTCTTCGGCGGCCAAGGCCGAGCTGCGCAACCGCCAGCTGGGCTTCATCTATCAGTTCCACCATCTGTTGCCGGACTTCACCGCGCTGGAAAACGCCGCCATGCCGCTCTTGATCGGCGGCGCCAAGCCGGCGCAGGCGCAGGAGAAGGCGCGGGAGATGCTGGCGGCGGTCGGGCTGGAAAAACGCAGCAAGCACCGCCCGTCCGAGCTCTCCGGCGGCGAACGTCAGCGCGTGGCGATCGCGCGCGCGTTGGTCAACAACCCGGCGTTGGTGCTGGCGGACGAACCGACCGGTAACCTGGATAAACGCACCGCGGACAGCATCTTCGATCTGCTGGGCGAGCTGAACGTGCGCCAGGGCACCGCTTTCCTGGTGGTGACGCACGATCTGCAGCTGGCCAAGCGCCTGAGCCGCCAGCTGGAAATGGCCGACGGCCACCTGCAGGCGCAGCTGACCCTGATGGGGGCCGAATAA
- the potC gene encoding spermidine/putrescine ABC transporter permease PotC, with the protein MIGRLLRGGFMTLVYAYLYIPIVILIVNSFNASRFGINWQGFTTKWYSTLLNNDSLLQAAGHSLTMAVLSATFATLIGSLTAVALYRYRFRGKPFVGGMLFVVMMSPDIVMAISLLVLFMLLGISLGFWSLLFSHITFCLPFVVVTVYARLKGFDVKMLEAARDLGASEFTILRKIILPLAMPAVAAGWLLSFTLSMDDVVVSSFVTGPSYEILPLKIYSMVKVGVSPEVNALATILLLLSLVLVIASQWVMRDRSPKAE; encoded by the coding sequence ATGATCGGACGTCTGCTGCGCGGCGGCTTTATGACGCTGGTATACGCCTATCTGTATATCCCGATCGTCATCCTGATCGTCAACTCCTTCAACGCCTCGCGCTTCGGCATCAATTGGCAAGGGTTTACCACCAAGTGGTACAGCACCCTGCTGAATAACGACAGCCTGCTGCAGGCCGCGGGCCACTCGCTGACCATGGCGGTGCTCTCCGCCACCTTCGCCACGCTGATCGGCTCGCTGACCGCGGTGGCGCTGTACCGCTACCGCTTCCGCGGCAAACCGTTTGTCGGCGGCATGCTGTTCGTGGTGATGATGTCGCCGGACATAGTGATGGCCATCTCGCTGCTGGTGCTGTTCATGCTGCTGGGCATTTCGCTCGGCTTCTGGTCGCTGCTGTTCTCGCACATCACCTTCTGCCTGCCGTTCGTGGTGGTGACCGTCTACGCGCGCCTGAAAGGCTTCGACGTGAAGATGCTGGAAGCCGCGCGCGATCTCGGCGCAAGCGAGTTCACCATCCTGCGCAAAATCATCCTGCCGCTGGCGATGCCGGCGGTGGCGGCCGGTTGGCTGCTGAGCTTCACCCTGTCGATGGACGACGTGGTGGTCTCCTCCTTCGTCACCGGGCCGAGCTACGAGATTTTGCCGCTGAAGATCTACTCGATGGTGAAAGTCGGCGTCTCGCCGGAGGTCAACGCGCTGGCCACCATTTTGCTGCTGCTGTCGCTGGTGCTGGTGATCGCCAGCCAGTGGGTGATGCGCGATCGCTCGCCCAAGGCCGAGTAA